A window of Mercenaria mercenaria strain notata chromosome 16, MADL_Memer_1, whole genome shotgun sequence contains these coding sequences:
- the LOC123540239 gene encoding uncharacterized protein LOC123540239 has translation MGNKACLHSNDAKNLLGNDIKMTSISEFEISEFKLYLYVTQVMIQTMKELEWNRIAIIFEDDTYGREASTRLTLRAKQESICISMDSGIPVNNGVSANDISTLLNNIIYGSTNSPSINGIVYIGSSTFARSIFISLDNTGFSAVPIVMLSEGINMQTSVFKSHNGFARPAAKGSLVLAPSYLEVTEFADHWKAIFTNKTYFEKESVTNPWLIDLYHEITECEKRNCEFAVLTESEFGAAFGAQPLYVQYSILAAHALVKGIKELQEKHCPTPGFCDTFKTEFRTGDLLENIKDIDIDMSTDFQWKLDSLSSRKLQLTENNTDDVIKPNGQSNYQVFNYRTAHEVSSEFVLKRISDYVDMELVINKDELRDYTIQGVERMWPDVRKAQCNIETKCEECIPILDIHESFIFEPGDVYVVGVVAVFDSGSNGVDGCGGIRKVSGYQTAESMRFAVDKVNKKTGDFSNFFPGVKIGLIVLNSCNNPVVVQRKIHELFKNGVKTANGSIVDIRNKVIGFVGDIGSSISIAVAELLSRLKFVQISFASTSPLLSDRSKYPYFTRVVTPDDAQAKAMISIIQELDADYVQIVYSTGAYGEAGKDKIKEAAYQNKICVVQEIPVEESGSAYEIFEKLRRAAHARIVIIFLRSHRIYDVMSALVSQISYRGEFMFIGSEAWARKKDPLTSDNKQILLGSFTLSLEMYQDNELRSYIQNIKPKPFSQNPWSLIYLQAKRNCFFDFSFDKTQPEKCSPANDYSTDPNFDLDSWDTSAFVAVKSLLIAANAFLKEKCGLSADGLCGEFTNNPEGLVDAIRATKLDLDGSGNKIKVFNENGDGNIGYRIYNIQKDDDPQNLIYVEVGRYPLGGTFTFEKSMTVHPAGAQIVSTCPNEKACSGCFGAEKIVDETKDEESFDVGMLVLGVLLAVAVIIVIILALVIWRLHKVRAAANQIYLTPTISSEGGRDLTRQEAIGSEAFSVIPPCSTKENAFPEHSEIQTTDT, from the exons ATGGGTAATAAGGCTTGTTTACATTCCAATGATGCAAAAAATCTCCTTGGCAATGATATAAAAATGACAAGT ATAAGCGAGTTTGAAATAAGCGAGTTTAAACTATATTTATATGTAACACAGGTGATGATACAGACAATGAAGGAACTTGAGTGGAATCGGATAGCGATTATTTTTGAAGATGATACATACGGCAGAGAAGCCAGCACCCGTCTTACTCTAAGAGCCAAACAAGAGAGCATTTGTATATCTATGGACAGTGGTATCCCTGTGAACAATGGTGTCAGCGCAAATGATATTTCAACTCTACTTAACAATATTATCTATGGTTCCACCAACAGTCCATCTATTAATGGAATAGTTTACATTGGATCTAGTACATTTGCACgatctattttcatttctttagaCAATACCGGTTTTTCGGCAGTCCCTATTGTTATGCTTTCGGAAGGCATCAATATGCAGACAAGTGTGTTTAAAAGTCACAATGGTTTTGCCAGACCAGCGGCCAAAGGTTCTCTTGTTCTGGCACCTAGCTACTTGGAAGTCACTGAATTCGCTGATCACTGGAAAGCGATATTcacaaataaaacttactttgaGAAAGAGTCTGTCACTAATCCATGGCTAATAGACCTATATCATGAAATCACAGAGTGTGAAAAAAGAAACTGTGAGTTTGCTGTATTGACTGAAAGTGAATTTGGAGCAGCATTTGGAGCGCAGCCTCTGTATGTCCAGTATTCCATTCTGGCAGCACATGCACTTGTAAAAGGAATAAAAGAACTTCAAGAAAAACACTGTCCTACTCCAGGGTTCTGCGATACATTCAAAACAGAATTTCGTACGGGTGATCTGCTGGAAAATATTAAAGACATAGACATAGATATGTCAACAGATTTTCAATGGAA GCTAGACTCACTTTCGAGTCGGAAGTTACAACTGACAGAGAACAACACTGATGACGTCATTAAGCCAAATGGCCAATCAAACTACCAAGTGTTCAATTATCGAACAGCCCACGAAGTGTCTTCCGAATTTGTTCTTAAAAGG ATAAGCGACTACGTGGATATGGAATTGGTTATTAACAAGGATGAGCTCCGAGATTACACAATTCAGGGTGTGGAGCGAATGTGGCCAGATGTGAGAAAAGCACAGTGTAATATTGAAACCAAATGTGAAGAATGCATTCCCATTCTAGACattcatgaaagttttattttcGAACCAGGAGATGTATATGTCGTAGGAGTTGTAGCAGTATTTGATAGTGGCAGCAATGGAGTAGATGGATGTGGAGGCATACGTAAAGTCAGTGGATACCAAACTGCAGAATCTATGAGATTTGCTGTTGACAAAGTTAATAAGAAAACCGGTGATTTCTCAAACTTCTTCCCAGGTGTAAAGATTGGTTTGATTGTATTGAATTCATGCAATAACCCAGTGGTGGTACAGAGGAAAATACACGAACTTTTCAAGAATGGAGTAAAGACGGCCAATGGTTCCATTGTAGACATTCGTAATAAAGTCATCGGTTTCGTTGGTGATATTGGTAGCAGCATAAGTATTGCTGTGGCAGAATTGTTGTCAAGGTTAAAGTTTGTGCAGATAAGCTTCGCTTCTACCAGTCCCCTGCTAAGTGATAGGTCAAAGTATCCGTATTTTACGAGGGTTGTCACACCAGATGACGCCCAAGCTAAAGCAATGATCAGTATTATTCAGGAACTTGATGCAGATTATGTACAAATTGTTTATAGTACAGGTGCATATGGGGAGGCAGGAAAAGATAAAATCAAAGAAGCTgcatatcaaaacaaaatttgtGTAGTTCAGGAAATTCCTGTTGAGGAATCTGGTAGTGcctatgaaatatttgaaaagctTAGACGGGCTGCTCACGCAAGAATCGTTATAATATTTCTGCGGTCCCATCGGATATACGATGTTATGTCCGCTCTGGTATCTCAAATAAGCTATAGAGGAGAGTTCATGTTTATTGGGTCAGAGGCATGGGCTCGCAAAAAGGACCCACTTACGAGTGACAATAAGCAGATACTTCTGGGTTCTTTTACTCTTTCACTAGAAATGTATCAAGACAATGAATTGCGCAGCTACATACAGAACATAAAGCCCAAGCCGTTTAGCCAAAATCCATGGTCATTGATTTATCTTCAAGCAAAAAGaaattgtttctttgattttagttttgacaaaacacagCCAGAAAAGTGCTCACCGGCTAATGACTACAGCACCGATCCAAATTTCGATCTGGACTCATGGGATACTTCCGCTTTCGTTGCTGTTAAAAGTCTTCTTATCGCTGCGAATGCTTTCCTTAAGGAGAAGTGTGGCCTTTCCGCTGACGGACTTTGTGGTGAATTCACAAATAATCCTGAAG GTCTAGTCGATGCTATACGTGCGACAAAACTCGATCTTGATGGGTCTGGAAACAAGATAAAAGTGTTTAATGAAAATGGAGATGGTAATATCGGCTACAGAATCTACAACATTCAAAAGGATGATGATCCCCAAAACCTCATTTATGTTGAG GTCGGACGGTATCCACTAGGAGGCACATTTACTTTCGAGAAAAGCATGACGGTACACCCAGCAGGAGCACAGATTGTGTCCACGTGCCCCAATGAGAAGGCTTGTTCTGGCTGCTTTGGGGCAGAAAAAATAGTAGACGAAACAAAAGATGAAGA atcTTTTGATGTTGGAATGCTGGTACTTGGCGTTCTGCTGGCTGTTGCCGTCATTATTGTGATTATCCTGGCTTTAGTTATTTGGCGATTGCACAAAGTGCGTGCAGCAG CCAATCAGATTTATCTGACTCCAACGATATCAAGTGAAGGCGGCCGAGATTTAACGAGACAGGAAGCGATTGGAAGTGAGGCATTCTCGGTTATTCCCCCTTGCTCAACAAAGGAAAATGCATTCCCCGAACACTCGGAAATACAAACAACCGACACTTGA